In Epinephelus fuscoguttatus linkage group LG6, E.fuscoguttatus.final_Chr_v1, the DNA window ATTTAACTATTTTCTTATCcacattttaaaagtagcatCATCAGAAAAGGTCCGTGGAGACTGAGGATGACTTGGCAGTGACTGTGTTGCATACATCCACTGTTTGGGCTGTTTTCCAGACTGACTATGTGAACAGGAGCACTAGAGGCGCCTTGTGTGGTGTTTTGAGGTGGTGAGGCTGCAGTCCTGTGGGTGGGGGTTGTCTCCTTTGCAGGGGCGTGGTCCCTTTCCTGCCTCCTGCTTGGAACAGGGCCAAGGCCAGCGACAGTTCTGCGCAGCACTTGAACGCCATCCAGACCAGATCAGACTTTTTAACTGAGTAGTATATAGTGATCGCTCACTTAGGCGCAGGACAACTGTATACATCTCATACAGTTGGATATAATGTTAcccaaccaaaaaaaaatcaacttctATCTACCTTTGGTTGTCTGAGAAATCAAGATTATTTATGGGCCCCATCACATTTAAGGGAACATACTTTCTTATAGTTATATAGAGTTTATATGGGAGGAAAGGCAGAATTGTGGTAGCTGCAATGAGAACTGTAGTGTTTAAATATCATAACTAAATATTGTTCTTATAACTCCATGTATTTGTTGTGAGGCAGTATGACGCTTACGCACGGTTACATCTGGGTAACGAATCACCAATCCATCACTGATGTTTCCACGGGCCGTGAAGGAGACTGCGATGATATGGGAGTGCAAGAACCAGGCCACTATGATGAGTCTCATCCCGTATTCCGATATTGCGGAGGTCGGGGGGATGAGGGCGGCTAGATGCAGACTGCAGCAACAGAACACACTCTGTGGCGCACAGCTCTATACGCATCGATCCCATTGGCCATTCTGCTGGGACAGCAAAGAAAACTGCAATGACAGTGGACAGTATGGACTAAGGTAACACGAGACAGTCCTGTgggaaaataaatgaagtggGAAAATGAGATTACACGTATGATCTGATTTTATTTGCATGTCATTAAGTCAGAAGATGAAAGGAAGTCGTGAGTTAACTTAATGTAAGATGGATGTATAAGCGCCTAGGTCAACCACTAGCCCCTATACATGACGTGATCTCCATTTAGAGTTGATGTGTGTTGATGCCTGAGCCACAAGGCAGAAAAGAGGAGCTGCATGAGTGAATTCGTGTCTCCCCAGAGGGAGGAGGCATTCTGCAAAAGCTTGCAGGTTTCCCCTCGTCTTCTGTAGTCCCTGCGTCAAATGATGCGCCGGCGCCTTGACTATAAAAGCACCTGCTCGGGCCAGACATCACTCGcatctcactttctctctcgtTCACACACTCACCCTCACACACTCCTGAActccactttctctctctctctcccgtaTAGAGCAGTAGGACCGGCCACCACCAAGCTAAAGGAAACATGAGCTACTCCAGCGAGatttacagcagcagctcctatCGGAAGATCTTCGGAGATGCCCCCCGGTCCGGCCGCGTGGGTATGGGCAGCAGCCCGTCCCGCGCGCACTCTGCGGGATACCGCAGCAGCCACCGCACCTATGGTTCCCCCTCCGTGATATCCTCCACCACCTACCGCAGGACAGCGGCTCCCGGCCGCGTCTTCTCCATACCGGACTCCGCGATGGACCTGACCCAGTCCACCGCGGTCACCAACGAGCTCAAGATCATCCGCACCAACGAGAAGGAGCAGCTGCAGGGCCTCAATGACCGCTTCGTGTCCTTCATTGAGAAAGTGCACAACCTGGAGCAGCAGAACAAAGTCCTGGAGGCAGAGGTCACGATGCTGCGGCAGCGTAACAACGAGCCCTCGCGCCTGCACGAGCTGTACGAGCAGGAGATCCGCGAGCTGCGGTCGCGGGTGGAGGAGCTGACCCACGAGAGGAGCCAGATGCACCTGGACTGCGTGCAGATGAACGACACGCTGGAGCGCGTGAGGGAGAAGCTCGAGGAGGAGACCAAGCTGCGCGAGGAGGCGGAGAACACCCTGAAGGGTTACCGGAAGGACGTGGACGACGCCACCCTGGCGCGCCTGGAGCTGGAGAAGAAAGTGGAGTCGCTGCTGGATGAGATCGCCTTCCTCAGGAAAGTTCAtgaggaggagctgcaggagtTGCAGTCATCTCTGCAGGCCACTCAGGTACACACCCCACTGTGTTCCGATGACCTGTGGGTCCACACACTGACAGGTGGCACTTTGGGCCACTTTTCAGATTTATAATCAACTTCTAATTTCCAATGTCACACTGCCACAAACACTCCTCAATCCTCATGGacttagtttttaaatgtcacacacacacatgattcaCCATAAACCCAACATATAAGTAGGCTAAGTATAATACTGCAGGAGCTGCGGCTTGTAGACTGACTTTACAGAGACCCAAAGTTAATGGTTTAAGTTACATGCGTTCCTTTATGGCTTCACTAGGCTGCAGCGTTCCTAAAATACCGTAAAACGTATAATAGAAGCACCAGCTATCACATAGACGCTGGTAAAATAATGTACAGCTGTACAGGCTACCGTCTGTATATCAGCAGCTTCCCCGCAGTAGTTCAGGTATTCAATAACCTGCTGCCACAGTAGAGTGATAGTGTTAAAGTATATGAGCAGTCTTGAACCGTTTTTCTGTGTGTACGACATACTGCGTCCTCCTCACACTGAACACTGCGCACTGGATAATTGATGGCACTGCAGTTCCGTTTCAGCACCACGCGCtgtccctccttcctcctctcataGAAACAGAAGGTCTCGAGCGTCCCTGCAGCGTCCCGCGCGCTCCGTCACGCCCCCGTGGAAACTTCAAGATGTTTTAGCTAAAAGCAAGTGTCTTTTTTAGCAATTAGCTCGACACCGGTGTGAACAAAGTatgttttaaaactgtttcCATATCATGTGAGTTCAATGTCACAGCGCTGTCTTTTCAAATAGGTATAAATAATGCAACAAGGTAAATGTAAACTTTGAGTAATTTCCTTCGAGCCTCGCCATTAGCTAGCGAATATTTGGGGATAATGGCGGCGAGGAAGTGGggcagaggaggggggagggagggcgAAAAATGCGGAGAAATAGCGCATAATCCAGGGGTGTGGTCACCCCAAGGGGGAGCAGGCAGGACAAACCTTGTGAGGTACCCTAgcagttttgtttatttatctttcaagctaaacagcagcacagtggtgAAAATACACTCactgtttgacaaaaaaaaaaaaaaaaaaaaagttttggtatGTCTTGCCCTGAGCTCCAGCATAAGTTACTTTCATTGACATAACCATCAACAATATCGATTTGTGTACCAATATAAGGGCCATGGGGTAGTATTAGAGCTTATCATGCTGCAGGtggactaaaaaacaaaaataagacactAAATGCATTGAATGACAAGTGCTTGAGGGCAGCAACAACTTTCACTGCAACTTTCAGCAGCAATCAATTCATCGACTTTGCAGGGGATATTGAGTAAGTCATGCAGTGATGGTTGCTGGGTAGATTTCTCCAGggtttctcctcctccctgcaggGAATATTATTGCCATGTAAGCTATTGACAACACAGCTTTCTCTGGCAGAGAAGCCCCAGTCAGCAGTCAATTCATCAATCCTGCAGCAGCGCATCAACACACTGCTCAGCTAGGACATATATAGGCCTACTGTATGTAGGCTATAAGTCACCATCAGAAATACAGTCTAACTGTAGCACAGAAAAAGAGTGAGCACTGAACACAGCTGTGATCAACAGAGGAAATAGCAGTTTATTCATACACTTATTTAATACAGGTAGATTATCAGTTTATTTCTAAGTTTGCATAGTTTGGTCGGTTCATTAGCTACAGTGTGGCTTAAAAGGCTGTTTCATCATCCATGGTAAAAGTTAATAGGTTGAGAAAACTAGTGTGTTTCAACATCTTCAAATTACACTGCCCAGTATGATTTATCAGGGTAAAAATAAGCTTTAAGTAATATGTGCATCGAGTAATTACAGTACAATGAATCATGTAAACAGAATTCTAAATTTACACTCAAATATACTCACATACATATTGTGTTCAtactttaaaaatacaaagattATTGATTACTACAATTTAAGTCAGACTGCATTTATTTACAGGTGTAACTGATGTTTAAACCGACTAATAATTAGcactttattattaaaaaacacCATTCTGTTTTCCCCTCTCCTACATCCAGGTGTCAGTGGAGATGGACATGAGCAAACCGGACTTGACTGCAGCCCTGAAGGACATCCGAGCTCAGTATGAGAACCTGTCAGCCAGGAACCAGGCCCAGGCAGAGGAATGGTACCGCTCCAAGTTTGCTAGCGTGACTGAGGCGGCTGCCCGCAACCAGGATGCCGTCAAGCAATCGAAGGAGGAGCTGAGCGAGTACCGCAGGCAGGTGCAGGCGCGCACCCTGGAGATCGAGGCCCTCAGGGGCCACAACGAGGCCCTGGAGAGGCAGATTGCTGAGATGGAGGATCGCCATAACAATGAAATGGGAGAGATGCAGGTACGTAAATGTCAAAAGGTAGTAAaaggttttttgtgttttataatttaattaacctttatttaaccaggaggTTGACCTTTGCTAGAGACCTGCTCAGAtggcagacaaaacaaaaatcaggcAACAGATAAATCAGTACTAAAAACAGTTATTAATACAAGTGTTATAAGCCTCATAAGGATAAAGCAGGCTATTAACAGTGACAATTAACAGTGGGGTGTATTTACCACAGAATTTACAATAGTCTTGAATTCTGCTAGAGATATCAGATTAATCAATTTAAGTCTCAAGATCACGGTGTACTCTGATGAAGGACACGACCTGGTACATCTCATTACAGAGCTGTCTTTTATGAAgatagaaaattaaaaatgagtGCACTCCTTGTTCAGTGGGAGAAGACAAAAGTGAAAGTCTCTGCTTAGATGTTTATCAGCACATTTCAATCTATCTCTTTTCCCTTGAGCATGAATTATCAGTTTTTTATAATAtggttttgcatgtgtgtgtgcaggataccattcagcagctggaggctgcCCTGCGCAGCACCAAAGGAGAAATGTCCCGCCACCTGCGTGAATACCAGGACCTGCTGAACGTCAAGATGGCGCTGGACATCGAGATCGCTGCCTACAGGTTGGCTACATTACAAACAATTCAGCAGTAATGGATTATTGTATTTTGCATTATTCTTCTCTGGAAGTCATATTTTTAAAGTTCCTTGGAGAGTGTGCTCCTTAGGCTTTCAGAAACTTTACAGGTCAACAAAGTAGGGTGGTCaagcaaaaacttttttttagttgtttaaagtttgaattgttttacattttagagACATGTTTGCACCTGATACTAAGACTATTGGAAAATAcaatcaaaacaacaacttttactTCCAaaccaacatttattttaagcatttttaaaaggaaactATTCTTCAGTGTCTGGTGTCCTGGTTTTAAGATGCATAGTGTAAAACTACAATGTCCTCAGTTTGAGTCTGGCCAGAGACCATTGTTGTACCTCATAACCCTTTATCTTTTTAACACAATtcctgtttatatctacaaagtGTAGGAAGAGAAAGTGTGTTTAAAATGCTTCGAAGTCAAACAAAGTGTAACCTTTCAATAATCAGCCTCTGTGATAATGCTCTGTGAAACTGTGCCAAGACAGACAGCGGAGGTGTTGCTCCTGATATTCCAGTGACATTAGATCCCTCAGGAGTGATACACTGAGCTAATTTTAGCAACAAAACCAGACTAGAGGCGACGTCATCTCTTGTcccccgtctctctctctctctctctctctctctctctctctctctctctctctgtctctttctctctctctctctctctctctctctctgtctgtctctgtctctgtctctgtctgtctgtctgtctctctctctctctctctctctctctctgtctctctctctctctctctctctctgtctctctgtctctctctctctgtctgagcAGGAAGCTGCTGGAAGGCGAGGAGTGCCGCCTCAGCTCCGTTGGTGGAGCCATGGTCCAGTCTGGCTACCCAGGATTCTCCTACATGTCAGCTCGCACCTACACTCTAGGCGCATACAGAAAGTCTGAAGCCAAGcccgaggaggaggaagaggaggccgaagaacaggaggaggaagaggagggagaagaggagggagaagatcaggaggagggagagggtgagggtgagggtgagggagaggaggaggaagaggaggaggagggagaggaggaggaagaggaggatgagaagcagaaaggaaaggaggagaaggaggagaaggaagaaaaggagaagaagaaggagagccCCACCGGCAAGAACAGCAAGAGCTAAACTGTTTGTGTCaacttcatcttcatcattatCAATAACACATTCCTCATCCCACCAATCACTTATATCGATCTGGTCTCTGTTCACGtcatctctgtcacacacagttCTGCACACTCCAGATGCCTCACCTCACAccttctgtgtttttctctctctgtttgctcTGTAATTCAGACTGATTAGAACAAACTCTATTAGACGGAGAAGAAGCTTTAGAAGGAAGTAGCTGTATTACAGATGTATTACGATGGCAGAGGAGTTTAATCATTTACATACTCCGCTGAGGTCATGATTTTACATCCCATAAGTGCAGAGGGACGTGCAGAAAGCTAGTATGATGTCACAAAGTTTCTTAAGTTTGAAACGCAACAATGATTTTTTCCTCACATGAGCAACAGTAAATGTGCCATTAAAGATCAATATTCACAGTAAGAGCAATCAAAACCTTGAAAGTAACAATCTTGTCAGCACACAGACTTTTAAGATAAACGCACAGAGTAACAGCCAGTCCAACTTTTACGGTGCTATTTGATTTTTACATATAAAAGTTGGGGAGTAAGTTAAAGATTTTATCATAGACCGAAGCTCTACCAGCTCATTCCTGAGTGTCGGCTCGTTACGCGGGAGCGTTCGGAGGAAACCTGCTTCTATTTGGACTGTAAATCCAACCACATGTTTCCCACCCCTGAAGAATGCTTTTcactctttctcttcctctttcttcttctcatcACTCTCTAGCTCTGCATCTCATCCCACCacgacaaacagaaatgtaccACTAACTGTTCAAGTCCCTTTTTCATTCTCTTTAATTCACTGCAGTGTCACAGCACGGCAATAATGGCAACTTGGAGCTTGGAAAAACTgtatatacaaatgtaatgtgagGGTGGGTGGCATTTCCAGTTGCTGCAAAGGAGGAGTGCTGCAGCTTCTCCGTGAGAGAGAGTGCATCTTTGGGAATGAAAACTGTAGAGTTTAAATTACTGCTATATATAATTTTTTGGGAATATGAATTATCCTTCCTTTGATTGATTCATTTGTCAGTGAATTTATCAGCCAGCTCACATGTCAGAGTTTAATATTTATCTGCAAGTCTACTTTCTTGATGTACTTTCCCTTCACCgaccttttttctttctccttgtACAAATGTAGTGGTGCTTTTGTTTAATTTAGCTGGATAAAGGAAACACGGTGAAGGTAAGCGTGGCTGCTGGTGTCAGGCAGCTGATGATGACACTGACAGCCCTCAGCTCAGACTGGAAGTGGCAGGTGGGGCAGATGCTGCAGGGGTCGTGGCTGTATGCTACAGAGTGGCACATAAGGGCTATTTTCACCAGAACTCCTCCTATCACTTTGCTCTGCactgttttatttcactgtggTTTATTGTTTCGTCCTCTGGGATCTTATGTCTGACAAATGAATCAACCAACGGCATGAATGCATGGCCTGACTCTTTGAGCTTGAATATCTGCTGGATGGGATAAAATTTTTGCTTGTTGTGTGTTCAGTTAAAAAAACTTGCCTTAACCATGACCGAAAgttaaaataacacgttttcaCCGCCATCTCACTTGTTTCTGGGGAGGCTGAGGAGTGCTGACACTTTCCAGACCTCTGCTATACAACTGTGACTGTACGTGCTGCTCTCTCATGCAGTGATATTCCTCTCAAAGCcaaataaagacatttattaACCAAACATTCACGTCTCTGTGTCTTAAGTGTCACAAAATAGGACAGAAGTTTGTAAATGAAAAGAGAAATTAGTAATTATAGTAATAATTAGTTTACTCCATAATTGTTCAGTGCTTACAACAGCAGTTAAATGACTTAATATTGATTTATTACAATttgattaaatgtattttatagtATGAATAAACAGAAAGGGTTAAAGTATGTGGCAGTGAAATCAATCTGTATGCACAGTGCTGATCATCAGCGttattttttacataaaaaGGTGACTCTGACATGATGATTAGTCTCcttggaaaaaataataatgcctGCAGTAATGCATGATGTGACATTTCATATTTATATGGTATACGTTCATACCTGCAAGGTCATTAAGCAGCTGGAGTCTTTCCCAGCATGCCTTTGGGCTGAAAGGCAGTGGACTGGAAGGCCATCATTACTACGGACAAACACAGTTTCACATTCCAGATATTCAAAGCTTCCAGTTCAGCTGTTTTCCATTTCACCTGAAACCTcagcttttttcagtgtgtgcatTTTAACTGACATGTACGCTGCTTTCAGCTGCGGCTCTCCCTAAAGGCAACATAGGTGGCAacctatatatacagtatatagttTTGAGCTATTAAACTCTATTCCTGAATCAGCACATCCATCTTTACTTCTTTTACGCATCCTATGTGTACTGGTGTCAGCAGACACACATCTGATAGGGGCTGGAGCCTGCTTACACTGCAGGGCACAGCTTAGTGTGGAGTATGATGCCACAGGGTGTGGTTCAGGAGTTGTGAAGAGACTGGTGTTGTCACAATAGGTGGGCCTGAGACTACTGTTTGTGTGGTGGGGCAGCAACACTGCTGAGGATGGAGCCTGCTGCTGGGGTTGGGGCTTAAAGCTCAAGCTGGCACAACCAGTGTCAGTGCTAATGCCACCTCATTGGGTGGGGTTTGAactcgggggggggggggggggcgcagAAGAAGTGTGAGGGATGGTGCCTGTTGCTGCCAAATGGGGTGCAGCTGGAAACACTGCTGGGATGGGTCCTCATACTGTCACCTGTAGGGGCCTGTACTAGCGTGAATCACTTTAAATTAGCTAAAAGAGGGGGCAAGTCATCACTGGGGGTGGAGCCTGCTGCAGGGCGTAGGGTCTGGTGTCTTTGGAGGGAGCAGAAGTCATCAATATCTGATATTTCTCTAGGCGCTCTGAACATGCTAGAAGTCTTAAGGCAACCAATGAATGTGAATTTATGTTTGCATTATTATTCATAATTCATATAATCTCTTATTTTGGAGAGAGGTTAGCTTCCTAGAGGTCTGTTTCtctcattaatatttttttattttatatttttactgtttttgcattgcttaaaggtgcagtgtgtaggattcagtggcatatagtggtgaggctgcagaactgaaacttctcctgtgctAAGCGTGTAGGAAAAATTAAGTGGCCAACGGGAACACGTGAATGGGATTATCGAGAGCTAGTGTTGGATTTGTCCATtgtgggccactgtagaaacaacagaACAGACTACGTGAAAGAGGACACACTCTTTACGTAGATATAAATGACTTAGGAAGCCATGGCTTCCTGGCTAATGGCTGAGGTAAGGAaaacatgattcttattttcaggtgattataaactaatgaaaacatagttctGAATATTATATATCATTTCTGCCAAAAGATGCCccaaatcctgcacactggacctttaaatcacaCTTTATTAGTTTCTGCTTTTTAGTTTTTCTCATCCATCAAGGATGGTTGTGTTGTTACCTGAAACTAcggcagctaaatggaattcagatgatgatgatgatttgcACCTGCTTTTTCCACTGTATATCTTAATGACTTCTGTGCAAAAGGCCTACTGATGTATCAGTTACCGCTAACATAGGTCTGGATCAGTAAAGGCTACGTGCTTTGCTAAAAGGCACCTTTACAGTATTTGTTATTGGAGGAGGTGTCACTTATTTACTCTCGCTCACACAGAAGTAATACAAACTGTCTGTCACAAGCTTGCCTGCCTCCTTAGCCTCGGGCTGAAGTCGATACCTTTTCGTTAATGGGCGGAGCTGCATGATGTCCGCTGGTGTTGCTATCTGCTTGTCTTGTGCCTGCCTGCACCCAGAGGTGAAAGATGGGGCCGGCTAAGATGGATGGCGGTTGCCAAAGCTGGCCCACCAGCACAGCTGTCACCAGCAAGAACTTCATCACAGCCTCAGACTGTTTGTTTCCCtgtacacacactgcactgtgtgtgtgtgtgtgtgtgtgtgtgtgtgtgtgtgtgtgtgtgtgtctgggagGGAGAATCAACACAGTGGCAAAAACATTATCAGCACTAACAGACGATCAATAAAACTGTCACAAAAGCAGGGGAGAGAAGCAAGGACAAATGTTTTTAACTAAAGCAGAACACATCTGAGTTTcaggaaaagaaaatgcaacGTGATACAAAGTAAAGCTTCCCTGGATGAGCTCGGGACAATCAATAAGAAGTTAGCTGCTATCTGAGACACATCGCCATAGTATGCATTAGAGACAGAGATATGGATTTGCACTGTGTGTATTGAGTTTGCTTGCACATTTGCAACTTTTAGTATATTTCTGATCATGATGCTTTCTTGGTAAGAGTTTAATGAGAGGATGTTCTGTATCTCACTCTCATATCTGACTTTTAAGTGCAGAATTTGAATgcgcttcatacagtaacccagtgtttctcaTACATGATATATTTATTCTTAATCCATTGTACCGTTGCACTCGTGGCATTTGCTCAGCCCCTCCTTTATctgcactctctctttctctctcttatcAGAACACAAGACAGGAATCAGCTAGCTAGCCACCCCACAGTCCTTCCGCCTTGCTCCCCactgctgtggactgcttccccgCGAtgagagtgggcagcagctcaggaCAGACTTGGTTGCTAACTGTAGGGGCACAGA includes these proteins:
- the zgc:65851 gene encoding low molecular weight neuronal intermediate filament; protein product: MSYSSEIYSSSSYRKIFGDAPRSGRVGMGSSPSRAHSAGYRSSHRTYGSPSVISSTTYRRTAAPGRVFSIPDSAMDLTQSTAVTNELKIIRTNEKEQLQGLNDRFVSFIEKVHNLEQQNKVLEAEVTMLRQRNNEPSRLHELYEQEIRELRSRVEELTHERSQMHLDCVQMNDTLERVREKLEEETKLREEAENTLKGYRKDVDDATLARLELEKKVESLLDEIAFLRKVHEEELQELQSSLQATQVSVEMDMSKPDLTAALKDIRAQYENLSARNQAQAEEWYRSKFASVTEAAARNQDAVKQSKEELSEYRRQVQARTLEIEALRGHNEALERQIAEMEDRHNNEMGEMQDTIQQLEAALRSTKGEMSRHLREYQDLLNVKMALDIEIAAYRKLLEGEECRLSSVGGAMVQSGYPGFSYMSARTYTLGAYRKSEAKPEEEEEEAEEQEEEEEGEEEGEDQEEGEGEGEGEGEEEEEEEEGEEEEEEDEKQKGKEEKEEKEEKEKKKESPTGKNSKS